The Castanea sativa cultivar Marrone di Chiusa Pesio chromosome 11, ASM4071231v1 genome contains a region encoding:
- the LOC142616593 gene encoding uncharacterized protein LOC142616593 has product MDPDIVTGLMEMLDQCNQLVKYFRMVRDRFDESNIHNVRIRLIRSRNSGERQYNLPVTSEVAALIVGDFNIESSDRDIIVENQSLGLQRINGTHPSFMALQYPLLFPYGEDGYMLGIPYRNLNGSNSRKRESITMREYYAYRLQQRFHEGKTLLLGRRLFQQFIVDAYTSIEEERLQWVRCNKKKLRSELYYGLKDVVLHGDTDPITVGKRIVLPSSFTRSPRYMVQNYQDAMPICRWAGYPDLFLTFTCNPKWPEINHSLDFIGGLKYEDRLDIVKRVFKIKLDELLQDVRHKSHFGRIIAIVYTIEFQKRGLPHAHILLFLDPKDKCPSPTDINGIIMAEIPDLDEDPVANEAVKQFMMHGPCGSAKPKSPCMINGKCSKHFPKRFYEETIIDEEGFPGSDRATVVVEENSPNIGSDGQETNIVVDETKSYLDCRYISASEACWRIFEFPIQFRYPPVERLNFHLEDEHPIIYPENISLDNVLNIPGIEETKFTEWMKTNEAFEDARELTYAKFPTKWVWHSNDKQWQRRKSKYCIGRVYYAHPSSGERFYLRILLNIVKGPRNFEELRTINDVTYPTYKEACYALGLLDDDKEWHDSLIEASSWASGQQLHQLFVTMLLFCEVTNPLSRWESN; this is encoded by the exons ATGGATCCAGATATTGTTACCGGGTTGATGGAAATGTTAGACCAATGCAACCAATTGGTTAAATATTTTAGAATGGTCAGGGACAGATTCGATGAATCAAATATACATAATGTCAGAATTCGTTTAATTCGAAGTCGTAATTCTGGTGAAAGGCAATATAACTTACCTGTAACATCTGAGGTAGCTGCTCTTATTGTTGGAGATTTTAATATTGAAAGTTCTGATAGAGATATTATTGTTGAGAATCAAAGTTTAGGATTGCAACGTATAAATGGGACTCATCCAAGCTTTATGGCATTGCAATATCCATTACTTTTTCCTTATGGTGAGGATGGGTATATGCTTGGTATACCTTATAGGAATTTGAATGGTAGCAATTCTAGAAAAagggaatcaataacaatgagaGAATACTATGCTTATAGGCTTCAACAACGCTTTCATGAGGGCAAGACACTATTGCTTGGTAGAAGGctttttcaacaatttataGTGGATGCATACACTTCTATCGAAGAAGAAAGACTACAATGGGTtagatgcaataaaaaaaaattgaggtcaGAGTTGTACTATGGTTTGAAAGATGTTGTTCTTCATGGTGATACGGATCCCATTACTGTAGGCAAACGAATAGTCCTACCATCCTCATTTACTAGAAGTCCTAGGTACATGGTTCAAAATTATCAAGATGCAATGCCGATATGTAGATGGGCAGGTTACCCAGATTTATTTCTTACATTTACTTGCAATCCAAAATGGCCAGAAATCAATCATTCTTTGGATTTTATAGGAGGCCTGAAATATGAGGATCGGCTAGATATTGTAAAAAgagtttttaagataaaattgGATGAACTATTACAAGATGTGAGGCATAAATCTCATTTTGGAAGAATTATTGCAATTGTGTATACAATTGAATTCCAAAAAAGAGGACTCCCACATGCGCATATTCTTCTATTCTTGGATCCAAAGGATAAGTGTCCAAGTCCAACAGACATTAATGGTATCATTATGGCTGAGATACCTGATCTAGATGAGGATCCTGTTGCTAATGAAGCTGTAAAACAATTTATGATGCATGGACCATGTGGATCTGCAAAACCAAAATCACCGTGCATGATAAATGGTAAATGTtcaaaacattttccaaaaagattttatgaaGAAACAATAATTGATGAAGAAGGCTTCCCA GGTTCAGATAGAGCAACAGTTGTTGTAGAAGAGAATTCGCCAAATATTGGGAGTGATGGACAAGAAACCAACATTGTTGTTGATGAGACAAAATCATACTTGGATTGTAGATATATTTCAGCTTCTGAAGCATGTTGGAGAATATTTGAATTTCCAATTCAGTTTCGATATCCACCCGTTGaaagattaaattttcatttagaaGACGAACATCCCATCATTTATCCGGAAAATATAAGCTTGGATAATGTTTTAAATATACCTGGTATTGAAGAAACAAAGTTTACAGAATGGATGAAAACAAATGAGGCTTTTGAAGATGCTCGAGAGTTGACTTATGCTAAATTTCCTACAAAATGGGTATGGCATAGTAATGACAAGCAATGGCAAAGAAGGAAATCTAAATATTGTATTGGAAGAGTGTATTACGCACATCCTTCAAGTGGAGAAAGATTTTATTTGAGAATATTGCTTAACATTGTCAAAGGTCCAAGAAACTTTGAAGAATTAAGGACTATAAACGATGTTACTTATCCAACTTATAAGGAAGCCTGTTATGCACTTGGACTTCTTGATGATGACAAAGAATGGCATGATTCCCTAATTGAAGCTTCGAGTTGGGCCAGTGGCCAACAATTGCATCAACTATTTGTTACAATGCTATTGTTTTGTGAAGTAACTAATCCATTAAGTCGTTGGGAATCCAACTAG